In Salvelinus sp. IW2-2015 linkage group LG8, ASM291031v2, whole genome shotgun sequence, the sequence tGATTTATATTTTGAATGAATATAGAAAAAACTTTTGACTCattgtacaggtaactgccaaaataaaggaaacgccaacataaagCACTGTGCCACCATGAGCTGCCAGAACACCCCCTTATGCTCATTTGAACCCCCTCTACAAAGTCACTGAGATATCTTCTTCTAGCCATAGtatccaaaataatgggcaactggccatttttatacatgaccctaagcatgatgggatgttaattgcttaattaactcaggaaccacatctgtgtggaagcacctgctttcaatataatttgtatccctcatttactcaagtgtttcctttattttggcagctaTCTGTATATTGCAATGCACAATTTGAATTTTGTCAATAAAAATGAATATACACTTAAACTGACACATAAAAGACTCGAAAGCATGTAAACAGATAGACAGAGCAAGTGAGGGTTGATCAAGTGAGTGCTAGAATGGAGCAATGCGGACCAGTGGGGTCTCAGAGTTGCGGCAAAGGAAAAGCCCAGCAGCTTGGCCTAAAGAGGAATCCCCTGCCCTGTCCTATTTTCGGCACTGCGGCATCCTCAGTAAAAACAAGTGGCCTTTCGCCTGCCTCCAGTCATCGTGTTCACTGTAGTGCAATCCATTGCTAGACATCCCGGGGATTAAATGACCCTGGGAATGTAGGTGCTTCCTGAGATAGGCAATGTGAAGAATGTCTGCTCCCAGTCATACTATTTTCAGGTCCTCCGGAGTTACGAATAGACCCATGACTCATCTGCTATTACTGGGTCCCAGAACAAGTGTTAAAAATGGCTCAACTAAGACTTGATCTGCACAGCCAGGACATGTTTACAACTTCGCTTTTAGTGGTCGTTGACCTTGAGATGCTGTATATCTTGCGTCGTCTGTGTCCTGCAGGTGCAGCTAAAAAGCGATGAGATCAAAACTTTTGCGATGAAGATCCTGAAGAAGAGGCACATCGTGGACACTCGGCAACAGGAGCACATCCGCTCCGAGAAGCAGATCATGCAGGAGGCCCACTCAGACTTCATTGTCAGGtagctacatacagtgccttcagaaagtattcacacccattgactttgtCCACARTtgcttgtgttacagcctgacttaaaaatagattaaattgagattttgtgtcacttgcctacacacaatacataatgtcaaagtggcatgatgtttttggatatttattttttctaaatAATGTTCAGGAGAATAGATTTgggtaacaagtcacataataagttgcatgcactcactgtgtgtgcaattatagtgtttaacatgatttttgaatgacaacataatctctgtaccccacacatacagttccTCAATCAAGGAGTGTatttcaaagacagattcaaccacaaagatcaggggaGGTTTtcgcatggtggtgactgcatgaTGTTGTAMgtatgcttgtcatcagcagggactcaagtttttgggggataaaaataaaaccgtataaagctaagcacagacaaaatcctagaggataacttgtttcagtctgctttccacaagaccctgggagacaaatttacctttcagcaggacaataacctaaaacgtgCTGTCACGtgctgaataaaacaggtgtagactttactgtgaaatgcttaatcacatgccctttcccaacaatacagatttaaaaagtatgaaaaatgtatacaaatttgCAAATAAGAAAAACTAAAGGCAATAGTAACACAAAAACATTATGATAACAAGGCTACATACAAGgattaccggtaccgagtcaatgtgcaggggtatgaggtagttgaggtaatacagtatgtacgtgTACTGTAAGTAGgtgtaaaagtgactaggcaatcaggatagataataatgtgtgtgtgtgtgtgtgtgagtgtgcataaaatgtcagtgcaaaaaatttgcaccaatgtaaatagtctgggtaaccatttcaTTAACTttcttcagcagtcttatggctttggggtataACTGTCCAGGAGCCTtctggtcccagacttggcgctccggtaccactggccatgcagaagcagagagaacagtctatgacttgggtggctggagtctttgacaatttgtgtTTGTAGGacctttctctgacaccacctggtatagaggtcttggatggcagggagcttgcccccagtgatgcactgggccgtacgcgttaccctctgtagcgcctctgtagttgccataccaagcggtgatgcagccattcaagctctcaatggtgcaactgtaaaaccttttgaggatctgagggctcatgccaaattttttcagtctccggagggggaagaggcattgtcataCCCTCttaatgactgtgttggtgtgtttggaccatgataggtccttagtgatgtggacacagagggaacttgaagctctcgacccactccactacatcCCGTCAATGTGAATATTAAATagaataatgtgtaaatattgtacactccaggggtgcaaagctcttagagacttacccagaaatactcacagctgtaatctctgccaaaggtgattctaacatgtattgcctcaggggtttgaatacttatgtaaacgagatatttctgtatttcatgttcaatacatttgcaaaaatgttcactttataattatggggtattgtgtgtatcaAAAAAaggtattcaggctgtaacaacaaaacgtggaataagtcaaggggtatgaatactttctgaagatatGCATACTTttggaaggcactgtatatgtagaGATGTCAGATACTAGCTAGATGTAGAGATATCTCAGCCAGGTGTCTCTACTGATATCTCTTCCGATAGACTACTTCATTATCCTCAAGAAAAGGACGCAATTTACAGTTGACATGTTCTTGATGTGTGTTTCAGGCTGTATCGGACATTCAAAGATGCCAAATATCTTTACATGTTGATGGAGGCTTGCCTTGGGGGAGAGCTCTGGACCATACTTAGGGACAGGTATGGGAAATGCATCTCTCAACCAATTAACTTTCAAATGATACCATGTTGCCTTGCTTTCCCCTGCCTTCATCATTTTAACTTGCGTGAATATTGTCTTCAACATTGCAGAGGTTCATTTGAAGACTCGACCACGCGGTTCTACACAGCCTGTGTGGTGGAGGCCTTTGCTTACCTACATTCCAAAGGGATCATCTACAGGGATCTCAAACCCGAGAACCTCATTCTGGATCACAGAGGCTATGCCAAGCTGGTGAGTGGacagagacctgaggacacctTCACACCTGTAGTATAATAATATGGCTCAAGACCCACAGCAGCTGRGGGAAAGGTGTTCAGTCAATGAGATCTCATTGGCGCTCCTGTCTTTTCACAGGTGGACTTTGGCTTTGCCAAGAAGATTGGGTTTGGGAAAAAGACGTGGACTTTCTGCGGGACCCCGGAGTACGTGGCACCTGAGATCATCCTGAACAAGGGGCACGACATCTCCGCTGACTACTGGTCATTGGGAATCCTCATGTACGAACTCCTGACTGGAAGGTGAGGGAGGAAGTTTGTGGATATGGCTGTAGGAGGTTTTATTGTATATCCAATAGAATAAGTGACTGGGATCAGAAGGAATGCCTGCTCTGTCTCTCATACCTGTAACTCCACCCACATCTAGATGTAGGGTTAAATTACCACATATTTGTTTTAAATGAATGCTCCTGCTTCTTTTTCAGCCCACCATTCTCAGGGCCAGATCCAATGAAGACGTACAATATAATTCTGAGAGGAATCGACATGATTGAATTTCCAAAGAAGATTACCAAAAATGCTGCCAATTTGATTAAGAAACTATGCAGGGACAATCCTTCGGAAAGACTTGGAAACTTGAAAAATGGAGTCAAAGATATCCAAAAGCACAAGTAAGTCAATTAAGTACTTTACCCTGCCTGGCTAATGGCCATGATTGCACTTTAGACCAAAAAAAACAACAGGAAAGATAACTCTGTTTTCAAAGATAACTCTGTTTTCAAAGATAACTCTGTTTTCAAAGataactctgtttctctctttgaaTCTCAGATGGTTTGAAGGCTTTAACTGGGAGGGGTTGAGGAAAGGAACCCTGACTCCTCCAATCATCCCTGATGTAAGTCAAAATATGCATCATTTTAAAATAGCAGGCCAGTGTAGGCTTAATTTTCAATATTAAAGCGTGACATGCCATTAATCcagcccctcctcctcttctctattaGCTCTCGTCGTCAACTGACACAAGCAACTTTGACAGTTTCCCAGAGGACAACGATGACCCTCCTCCAGATGACATGTCTGGCTGGGATACTGATTTTTAACGCCACCCTCCATGTGTAGTAGCCTCTCCAGTAGCTCCCTAGTCCTGCCTCATAATTGAATTTCTGGGGATGCCTTTCAAGggtttggcagcagagaacagcgAGACAGACAGTTGATGATGCTGTGAACGGACAGTGACAGTGAATGGGGCAGTCGTACCGCTTTGGGTCACCAAGATGCCTTCACCAATGTTGCTCCACTCTCCTCCGAGGTGGCATTGGGACTAACGTTTTAGAACGACAAAAGTCCTCTTCAGTCTCTCACCATCATCGTCAACCATGCCCCCCATTGGATCCCCTCATGGAGAggtttttgatttatttttgtcaCACGTGTATATTTAGGTTTATGTATTTGTTGTGGCTGTTAGCACTTACAATACCAGTGTTTTCAGTGATTACTTGTGATACTGAGTGGATtgggactgagagggagagattcCTGCTCACTGTTGTAGCGTTTATGGACCACGATtccaacgggggggggggggttgttgacTCTTTTCAACACTTGTCATCAAtattcaaaatgttattttttacaaGTTCCTTTGTATCATATTATACATTTGGATGTTACACATGATTACAGCACATAAAGGTGATATATTGTCTATTATGCATACTGTATTCCATtggggaaaaaacacacatacacacacacgccacttTCAATTACACACATGTAATTACACAATTTA encodes:
- the prkg1b gene encoding cGMP-dependent protein kinase 1 isoform X5, producing MPPQLCLYTYACEIVPTFQGLSEEILSKLADVMEETHYGDGEYIIRQGARGDTFFIISKGKVNVTREDLPNDMPVYLRALGKGDWFGEKALQGEDIRTANVIAADAVTCLVIDRDSFKHLIGGLEDVSNKGYEDAGAKAKYEAENAFFCNLKLLDFNIIDTLGVGGFGRVELVGCLNKVQLKSDEIKTFAMKILKKRHIVDTRQQEHIRSEKQIMQEAHSDFIVRLYRTFKDAKYLYMLMEACLGGELWTILRDRGSFEDSTTRFYTACVVEAFAYLHSKGIIYRDLKPENLILDHRGYAKLVDFGFAKKIGFGKKTWTFCGTPEYVAPEIILNKGHDISADYWSLGILMYELLTGSPPFSGPDPMKTYNIILRGIDMIEFPKKITKNAANLIKKLCRDNPSERLGNLKNGVKDIQKHKWFEGFNWEGLRKGTLTPPIIPDLSSSTDTSNFDSFPEDNDDPPPDDMSGWDTDF
- the prkg1b gene encoding cGMP-dependent protein kinase 1 isoform X6 codes for the protein MKILKKRHIVDTRQQEHIRSEKQIMQEAHSDFIVRLYRTFKDAKYLYMLMEACLGGELWTILRDRGSFEDSTTRFYTACVVEAFAYLHSKGIIYRDLKPENLILDHRGYAKLVDFGFAKKIGFGKKTWTFCGTPEYVAPEIILNKGHDISADYWSLGILMYELLTGSPPFSGPDPMKTYNIILRGIDMIEFPKKITKNAANLIKKLCRDNPSERLGNLKNGVKDIQKHKWFEGFNWEGLRKGTLTPPIIPDLSSSTDTSNFDSFPEDNDDPPPDDMSGWDTDF